TGGGGCTGGTTTAGAGTTTTTAATTAATAAATTTATGTTTTGAAGCTTATGATTTTAATGATTATTTTTTCCTTCTTCGCTTAAACGCTTGGCCAATTGAACGCAAAATCCTAAAGGTATCCTATTTTTCGGTGATAAAAAGCAACTTGTCACGTCGCCGGAAGCGAAGTGATTACTTATGCATACAGGTCTTTGTCCTTAGTTTGAAGTCGTATTTTGGTATTTAAATTAAACGTACATACTCTCTTTTCATTAGTGCTTTTAAAATTGATTGGTACGCCTCGTTTGTACCAATCAATATATGTGTACGTTATTACTGTTCGGGAGTGTTCTTATCTGTCCTATATTGGGTAAAAGGTAGTCTGGCTGACACTACTTTTTCATAAGGTTGAATAGTTTCATTTGCATTTCTCTGTAAATAGGCATAGTCATTGCCATCGTTTTTCCAGTCTCGTCAGGGATTAGCTTCGATGTATTGTAGACAAAAAGGTGTCCTGTTTGCGCTTCTGGATTTATGAACATAGAGCTGTAAAAGTTTTTTTGGCTACCTGTGTGTCCAATATATGTTTGATTAAAATGCTGTCGGATAAAAAAGGTGAGACCGATATGTCTACTTTTATTAGCTCCTGTATTAAATTTAGGCTGCCACATTTCTAATAAACTAGTCCGTTTTAACACGTTTTCATATGTGGGGTTGTCCTGCTCGCCAATTAAAAATGATACATATTTTGCCATATCGATTATAGGAGCGTTAATCCCACCATTTGCGCTGGTGACGCCTGTATTAAATTCAGGTCCGCCCGCGATAAGTTTCCCATTTTCAAATGCGTAGTTGTTAGAACGATACTTACTTAAATGGTAAGGAGTTGCGTTAAAATAAGCATGATGCATGCCTAGCGGTTTAAAAATATTCTTATCAATGTAGCTGTCTACGCTATCTCCTGTTACGCGTTTAATGATTTCTCCTAAAAAGTTAATACCAAGGTTCGAATAACTATATTGGCTACCTGGATTAAACTTGATCTCTGAATAGGGCATCATAGCGACAAGTTGTGAAAACTCAGCAGGCTCATGTGGTTGCCAAGATTTTGTTTTAAATGGGAAGCTAGACATACGAAAACCTGCGCTATGGGTCAGTAGATTTTCAATCGTAATGTGATTTGTGTTGTCGTATGTATTATGAAACTTTGTGATTTCAGGTAAATACTTAATGACAGGATCTGATAATTTGAGTTTCTCTCTGTCTCTGAGCTGCATAATAGCGATACCGGTAAAGGTTTTTGTGATCGAAGCCCAGTGAAATAGTGTTTTTTCACTAATTGAGTAGCCTTGTTCTTTGTCGGCCAAGCCAAAGTAAAGAGCATCGGTGACATTGCCACCTTTAATTAAGATAGCACTCCCACCAACGACTCCCAGTTCTGAAAGCTCTGACTAGAAAAACTGAGTCGCTTCCTGCCAATTTTGTGCCTTAGCAGTACTAATATTAAATAATGAAAAAAGCGTAATGAGCAATATTGGGAGTATCCTAGTCACCTTAAGTCCTTATTTTTATAGTTTTTGATGAGTGTACATTTTTCCGAGGAACACTTCGCCCATAAATAAGCATTATGAGCACTTGTTTTGCAGTCGAAGTGATATTAATTGCTGGGTGTTTAACTGAATTTCCAGTGCTTTAGCGCATTTCTATCTACAATTGTATGGGATGTGTTATTTATCATAAGCAGTGAGTTTCTATTGATCCTCTACATGACATCGTCGGTATAATTTTTAAAGCCAAGTTTAAGGAGTACCAATGCGTTTTTTGTCTGCAAAAATGAATCTAGTGTTGCAAAGCTGCTTTCTGTTAAGTGGGTTATATACGAGTAATGTATGGTCAGGTCAAAATACCTCAGATAATAGCAGCTATATTTGGCAAGAAGCGCCTAGTTTACCTATCGCTTTTCAAGAGGTTTATCCTTCGGTATTTAAAGAGCGGATCATTGTCGGGGGAGGGTTTACGCCATCTCAATCTCCTTCGTTTTTTGGACTTGGTCCAAGTAAAGACGTCTTCTTGCTGAATCCTCCAACTGGTCGCTGGCAAAAAGCACCGTCATTGCCAGAATCACGTCACCATATAGGTATGGTAAGTAATCGACATTATGTGTACGGAATTGGTGGCTACACAGGGCCAAAGAGTGATGCTTGGCAAATACAAAGAACTGTATTTAGATTGGATGGTAAATTTCAAAAATGGCGATCAGGGCCGTCTTTACCTATCCCTTTAGCCGAATCCGTATATGCGAATGTGGGTAAATACATACATGTTATCGGTGGAAAAACAATGTCATCTAAAACAGGCAAAAAAATTGATTCGAATGCACATTATGTGTTGGTTAACAATGCGTATTGGCGTAAAGCAAAACCACCTTCAATTGAGAGAAGTTCTGCTGCAAGTGCAGTGATCGGAAACAAAATCTATGTTTTTGGTGGCCGAGCTTTGGGCGAAGGGAGTAAAAACCTGGACTATGCAGAGGTATATGATACAAAAATGGACACTTGGACCGAGATAAGTTCTTTACCAGTGGCATCTGCAGGACTTTCAGCCAGTGTATTAGATGGTAAAATTATCGTAACGGGTGGCGAGGTGTTTGGTCCCAATCATCAGTGGGAAAAAGGAAAGGCATTCAATTCTGCTTGGAGCTATGACCCTGAAACAGATCAGTGGTCATCACTACCGGACATGCCGCTGGCACGTCATGGTCATGGCTCTGTCACGTTGAACAACACATTGTTTTTGATTGGCGGAGCAGCTAAAGTTGGCCCACAACAAACATTACAAAGCACGTTTTCGCTACAACGCATCAATAAATAGCCTAGCTAGGGTGAGAGAATAACCACTAAAGTGCGTGGTTATTCTTATTGTGGAAATGCGAAGCCGCGCTGTTATTCAAGCGCATATAGTCAAAGCATTAGCCTCACTTTCTTGTTAAACAATTTTCCGCGACGAATTCATTTTGGCTAGGCAAAAGGCATCGTGCCTTAAGGTAATCTGCTCTGATTTATTACCTTATCTTCTTATTTGCTTCATAGTGGCTTTACCGCCCTCAACTCTTTCGCAATAAGCTGCAGCGCGATACGCAAAGTCTTCATCGAAGCGATAGAACTGTTCGTGCCACAGTAACACGCCATTTTTGTGGCAAAATACTTCTAACCTGCCGGGGCCAGGTCTTGCGTCTGCTTTGGCTGGTATTGCTGAAACAACTGCGGTGGTTAGTGCAAACATTAGTACTTTTATCATTATATATCCTCCTTATTGAAAATGATTATCATTATCGATAGGTGGTATTTTAATCAGGTTTAGAAATTTGTAAATAGGTAATGATGATATTATTTTGGTGAATTTAAATATCAGGAGTAGGCTAGGGGGATTATCTAAAGCTTGAAATAGAAGCAAAAAGAAGTATTTTAAATATACAAAACAGGCAGGGAGTTCAAATAAACCTTCGCTTTAAACTAGTTTAAGTATTTGTTTTTTAATATTAGAATATAATTCTTCGTATGACTCAGCGTTTATCGCAAGCCGATTCGCTAACAGCTATTTAGTTTATCTTGGTAATTGCCATCAGTCAGATGTTAACGCTATTGGCGATAATGAGGTGGCCTAATGTGCATGTTAATTGGTTTTCCAAGACTTTTTATTTGGTCCAGCTCTGACACAAATTTATTAACTTTTTGACCAGAGCCAGAACATTGAATTATAAATTCGTGGTCGTATATTTATCAAACGTCATATCTGTTAAGGGAGCGCTTTGCCTTATTGCCACAGTATTGGCAGGTGTATTCGCCAAGAATACAGTTTGTGCGCCGTCAGTAAAGCTATCGTTGTGAATACACTGAGGACGTATGGCGAGCGCGCTTCCATCATTGGGTACTTCAAATATGGTAAAATGAAAATGTTGAGTAGTAACGGTGCGATAGTAGCCGTCCTCGTGATTTATATCTTGGCGTCGGCCAAGTAAAATACGAGACTTTGTAGCTCGCTCAAATACAGGATCTTGCCCAACAGCGGGTAACCAAATATGTGGAAAAGGGTGGTGTTCGACGAATAGGCCTCCACCTTTATGGGCACCAAATTGATAATCGGTTACGTACTCTGGGAGTTTCTGATCATATTGGATCCCCCACAAGTCTTGAGTAAACCCTAATGCAAATTCTTCCTTCGGCTTTAATAAAGTGCCCCCATAATACGCAAGCGTTTGTAAATATGTCTGTTGTGACTGAGGGTCATCACCATAACTTAGAACAGGAAATTCGAGCTTTTCATGATCACAGATTAATTGCCCTGTACTGCCAAAAACATTAGAAGATCCATCTAGTCCTGGGATCCCTGCACCGCTTGTCGCAGAAGTCCAAAACCCTGTAACCGAGAGTGCATGACAGTTCCCCGGTGGGTTAAGTGTCGTTTCATCGTGCAGCTTATTTAAACGAGTAACTAGGTCTGCTTCAGGATTTAGAGGGGCACGATCGCTCTGAACAACTATATTTTTAGCATGCGGATCCAAATGAACTAAGGTACCGGTTCTTATTGGGCCGAATAACCCTGTGGTGGTCAACAGTAATTGCTCGTTCGCACAGCGATTAAGCACAGCCCCATTTAAAAATTCAAAGTTATTATCTAAATCAGCTTCACTGACGCCGACATCTACATGTTTCCATCGTGCTTCATGGCGCTGATTTGCTCTATATTGTGCTAACGTTTCTCCCCCAACAATATGGTGAGGTTGTTCGCAGGCCGATAAATTTAAGGTTTGGTCACTGGTTTTTTTTGGGGTGACATGAGACATGGTATTGCTCCTTCAGTTTGACGGTGGCTTACTTTCTAGCTTGTTCTCTGGCAGAGAAAACAAAACACTATGTATAAGTTAGAGCAAATTTAAAACAAAAAACCATTACGCTTTGTTACAGCTCGAATATAGCTGTTTGAGTTTTACACTTTGCAACCTCTAAATAAGGTCAAGGTAGTGT
This genomic window from Pseudoalteromonas luteoviolacea contains:
- a CDS encoding serine hydrolase domain-containing protein: MGVVGGSAILIKGGNVTDALYFGLADKEQGYSISEKTLFHWASITKTFTGIAIMQLRDREKLKLSDPVIKYLPEITKFHNTYDNTNHITIENLLTHSAGFRMSSFPFKTKSWQPHEPAEFSQLVAMMPYSEIKFNPGSQYSYSNLGINFLGEIIKRVTGDSVDSYIDKNIFKPLGMHHAYFNATPYHLSKYRSNNYAFENGKLIAGGPEFNTGVTSANGGINAPIIDMAKYVSFLIGEQDNPTYENVLKRTSLLEMWQPKFNTGANKSRHIGLTFFIRQHFNQTYIGHTGSQKNFYSSMFINPEAQTGHLFVYNTSKLIPDETGKTMAMTMPIYREMQMKLFNLMKK
- a CDS encoding Kelch repeat-containing protein, giving the protein MRFLSAKMNLVLQSCFLLSGLYTSNVWSGQNTSDNSSYIWQEAPSLPIAFQEVYPSVFKERIIVGGGFTPSQSPSFFGLGPSKDVFLLNPPTGRWQKAPSLPESRHHIGMVSNRHYVYGIGGYTGPKSDAWQIQRTVFRLDGKFQKWRSGPSLPIPLAESVYANVGKYIHVIGGKTMSSKTGKKIDSNAHYVLVNNAYWRKAKPPSIERSSAASAVIGNKIYVFGGRALGEGSKNLDYAEVYDTKMDTWTEISSLPVASAGLSASVLDGKIIVTGGEVFGPNHQWEKGKAFNSAWSYDPETDQWSSLPDMPLARHGHGSVTLNNTLFLIGGAAKVGPQQTLQSTFSLQRINK